One genomic region from Candidatus Methylacidiphilales bacterium encodes:
- a CDS encoding glycosyltransferase family 4 protein, whose product MLRLLYLYGEEITGKRAREIHTLNRCLSLCRAGLRVDLVVAESPAFPSDTLLFKAFGLAAHENLSITRLPRRWKLGPFSVTSSRHYYRQVEHLLAGAAHFDATYAIHLKAAQFLQKSLPDLPTVFEAHEIFADAWPEGCGKFLKLSRQESEVYGRARAVVATSAYLLGELQRRYKMPEKVFISPNCADESFFLDASDSQDRNELIYVGSFQGWKGVPTAVAAMRHLPEHHLTVVGGSAEQVRALSAHAPANVSFTGFLSRKKILPLLSRASIGLLPNRLEPKNSLYTFPMKFLEYAAANKKIVATDLPVLRELGPGPWVAFAPPDDPKALAEAVLALSSRNAGHEPRDWALNYRWDARALVLAQFLQEFA is encoded by the coding sequence ATGCTGCGACTCCTCTATCTCTATGGCGAAGAAATCACAGGCAAACGGGCGCGGGAAATCCATACCCTGAACCGCTGCCTTTCGCTGTGCCGGGCGGGTCTGCGGGTGGATCTGGTGGTTGCGGAGTCACCGGCCTTTCCATCGGATACGCTGTTGTTCAAGGCTTTCGGCCTGGCCGCTCACGAAAACCTGTCCATCACGCGTCTGCCGCGGCGCTGGAAGTTGGGCCCCTTCTCCGTCACTTCCAGCAGACATTATTACAGGCAAGTGGAACACCTGCTGGCGGGCGCCGCGCATTTTGACGCAACCTATGCCATTCATCTCAAGGCGGCACAATTCCTGCAGAAATCGTTGCCGGATCTGCCAACAGTTTTCGAAGCGCACGAAATTTTCGCGGACGCGTGGCCGGAGGGTTGTGGAAAATTTCTCAAACTGAGCCGGCAGGAGTCGGAGGTGTATGGCCGGGCACGCGCGGTCGTGGCGACCTCGGCTTATCTTCTGGGTGAGCTGCAACGGCGCTATAAAATGCCCGAAAAAGTTTTCATTTCGCCCAATTGCGCCGATGAATCGTTTTTCCTCGATGCATCCGATTCGCAGGATCGGAATGAATTGATCTATGTCGGCAGTTTTCAGGGTTGGAAAGGCGTGCCCACAGCGGTGGCGGCCATGCGCCACCTGCCGGAACATCACCTGACCGTCGTGGGCGGAAGCGCTGAACAGGTGCGCGCACTTTCGGCGCACGCTCCGGCCAATGTCAGTTTCACCGGCTTTCTCTCCAGGAAAAAAATCCTGCCGTTGTTGTCCAGGGCTTCGATTGGTCTGCTACCCAATCGACTAGAGCCAAAAAACTCGCTCTATACCTTTCCGATGAAATTCCTGGAATATGCGGCCGCCAATAAAAAAATTGTAGCGACCGATTTGCCAGTTCTGCGGGAACTCGGTCCCGGCCCATGGGTGGCCTTTGCACCCCCGGACGATCCGAAGGCCCTGGCGGAAGCGGTTCTGGCCCTGTCGTCGCGCAACGCGGGCCATGAGCCCCGCGACTGGGCCTTGAACTACCGCTGGGATGCGCGGGCCCTGGTCCTGGCCCAATTTTTGCAGGAGTTCGCGTGA
- a CDS encoding glycosyltransferase family 9 protein encodes MDLLFTLVDLAARPLKLFRKNPARAAGSGLRILVIRRNRMGDMIYTLPLLHAIRKRHPTARLAVACDAAGAPIAKASGSVDEVIVLKPSWNRWIGIFKNAARLQDYDCVIAAKGGYDKRLAVLVRLTNAPQRIGFARQTGRPCRFYAHAVNPPENPHGEHQIETQLRLLAPLGIQDATPDLHLNIPPESRDRARQILQSQPFLSHPGFVLINISCNRPVKFNDEDYAALIGSLLKNTDYAVGIVCAPADRDRAQRVVLRVGRDRAAVADTPESLDLAALLQQAAFFITPEGGAAHLSAATQTPTLVLWSGHYQKWRPRGERHILVEAVDGESSIPQDRILQALAPMFHHVP; translated from the coding sequence ATGGATTTATTGTTCACGCTGGTCGATTTAGCGGCGCGCCCATTGAAGCTTTTCAGGAAAAACCCTGCTCGCGCTGCCGGTTCCGGGCTCCGCATTTTGGTGATACGCCGGAACCGGATGGGCGACATGATCTATACGCTTCCGTTGCTACACGCCATCCGGAAGCGGCATCCGACAGCGCGCCTGGCTGTTGCGTGTGATGCGGCGGGCGCGCCCATTGCAAAAGCCAGCGGATCGGTTGATGAAGTGATTGTCCTGAAACCCTCCTGGAACCGGTGGATCGGGATTTTCAAAAATGCAGCGCGCCTGCAAGACTACGACTGCGTCATCGCGGCCAAGGGTGGTTATGACAAGCGACTGGCGGTACTCGTGCGGCTGACCAATGCTCCGCAGCGCATCGGATTTGCCAGGCAAACCGGCAGGCCCTGCCGTTTCTATGCCCATGCTGTCAACCCTCCCGAAAATCCACATGGCGAACATCAAATTGAAACACAACTGCGTTTGCTGGCGCCTCTCGGGATCCAGGACGCAACCCCTGACTTGCATCTGAACATTCCGCCAGAGTCCCGCGATCGCGCCCGCCAAATTTTGCAGTCGCAACCCTTTTTGTCGCACCCGGGATTTGTGTTGATCAACATCAGTTGCAACCGGCCCGTAAAATTCAATGATGAAGATTATGCGGCCTTGATCGGGAGCTTGTTGAAAAACACAGATTATGCCGTTGGCATCGTCTGCGCGCCGGCAGACCGGGACAGGGCGCAGCGTGTGGTCTTGCGGGTGGGAAGAGACCGGGCCGCTGTTGCCGATACTCCAGAATCACTGGATTTAGCTGCGCTTCTGCAGCAGGCCGCATTTTTTATCACGCCCGAGGGCGGGGCGGCCCATCTTTCAGCCGCCACACAAACGCCGACACTGGTGCTGTGGTCGGGGCATTACCAGAAATGGCGTCCGCGTGGGGAACGCCATATTCTGGTTGAAGCCGTGGATGGGGAATCCAGCATTCCCCAGGACCGAATTTTACAGGCTTTGGCTCCCATGTTTCATCACGTCCCATGA
- a CDS encoding glycosyltransferase family 9 protein — MSKCRYSAVLMRILAIQLNQPGDAVLTTPALRWLMQQGHEVHLLAQPLGTALLSNMPGLASVEALPRGSINVLQDIRRAFRYRRIGFDQAIIFSQCSERPALWAWLSGARERRAWESLKAKRYGYWGWINQRRHGDPDAVHIVEQHLCLAGADFREARNFQLEYQPPVADREWATGWLQQQGLRGRDYLLFHVAARWPSKYWPAANVIEFIKSCHSRLGLPVVLTTGGDPLETDFAREIIASAKPDFHHIGTLQINQLGALIQQAALFTGVDTMPMHLAAALKIPGVAIFGPTDDAIWGPWQSNLAVLRKDCRCLKQERRSCGKGFVSECLASVSAGEVLDTAAKRLAHPIIF, encoded by the coding sequence ATGAGCAAGTGCCGGTATAGTGCGGTTTTAATGCGTATCCTGGCCATACAATTAAACCAACCGGGTGACGCAGTGCTGACCACTCCGGCACTGCGCTGGCTGATGCAACAAGGGCATGAAGTTCATCTTCTGGCCCAACCTTTGGGCACTGCCTTGCTTTCCAACATGCCAGGATTGGCTTCGGTCGAGGCTTTGCCACGCGGATCCATCAATGTTTTGCAGGATATCCGGCGCGCTTTTCGGTACCGCAGAATAGGATTCGATCAAGCCATCATTTTTTCTCAGTGTTCAGAGCGGCCCGCTCTTTGGGCCTGGCTTTCCGGGGCGCGGGAGCGCCGCGCGTGGGAATCGCTGAAAGCAAAACGATACGGTTACTGGGGCTGGATCAACCAACGCAGGCACGGCGATCCCGATGCCGTTCATATCGTCGAGCAACATCTCTGCCTGGCCGGGGCCGATTTTCGAGAAGCCCGTAATTTTCAACTCGAGTATCAGCCACCGGTTGCCGATCGCGAGTGGGCTACAGGCTGGCTTCAACAACAGGGATTGCGTGGACGGGATTATCTCCTGTTTCACGTCGCGGCCCGCTGGCCTTCCAAATACTGGCCTGCGGCCAATGTAATCGAATTCATCAAGTCCTGCCATAGCCGTCTGGGTCTTCCCGTCGTGCTTACCACGGGAGGCGACCCGTTGGAAACGGACTTTGCCCGTGAGATCATTGCGTCCGCCAAACCCGATTTCCACCATATCGGCACACTGCAAATCAACCAGCTCGGCGCGCTGATCCAGCAGGCGGCCCTGTTCACAGGTGTCGATACCATGCCCATGCATCTGGCGGCGGCGCTGAAAATCCCGGGTGTGGCGATTTTTGGTCCAACCGACGACGCCATCTGGGGCCCCTGGCAGTCCAATCTGGCCGTCTTGCGCAAGGACTGCCGTTGTCTGAAGCAGGAGCGGAGAAGTTGTGGCAAGGGATTCGTCAGTGAATGCCTCGCCAGTGTGTCCGCCGGTGAGGTTTTGGATACGGCGGCGAAAAGATTGGCGCATCCCATTATTTTTTAG
- a CDS encoding glycosyltransferase family 9 protein, with product MNLPAFLNEQAYRLVFNRLSSRRPPRPAPIRLGPHSKVLVFSCAGIGDTLTDSVVFKALAETWPGIHLAMVVHRRRRMLADHNPCVNAVFTIEKGPLAFYKLHKSLKQAGPWDAILQLRGNDPEPRCQGFLLNPDVSVSIPQMTRYGRLCGHILEQPDWEENHGVVQTLRMAEYLGAHTTEPHLAYLVNPSERTALESKLSELGLDPGKQRIVFQIGGGRRASWRDWPMEHYIKLIRLLAARHDASFILLGGPDQKKKASAIQEALALPSVHNLAGQINLAGSAALLQSAECLISTDTGIMHLGFAVGTRVVALIHCNNPAHRVGPYGYGDRHRVVQLPRPVDYHSPADASMSDIRPEQVLQKIEEILK from the coding sequence ATGAATCTGCCCGCATTTTTGAATGAACAGGCGTATCGGCTGGTTTTCAACCGGTTGAGCTCGCGCCGCCCGCCGCGGCCCGCTCCCATCCGGCTCGGTCCGCACAGCAAGGTGCTGGTCTTTTCCTGCGCCGGCATCGGAGATACGCTGACCGATTCGGTGGTATTCAAAGCGCTGGCGGAAACCTGGCCCGGCATCCATCTTGCGATGGTCGTGCACCGGCGCCGGCGTATGCTGGCTGATCATAATCCATGCGTAAACGCTGTTTTTACCATCGAAAAGGGGCCGTTGGCATTTTACAAATTGCACAAGAGCTTGAAACAGGCCGGACCCTGGGATGCGATCCTCCAGTTGCGCGGGAACGATCCGGAGCCGCGTTGCCAGGGTTTTTTACTCAACCCGGATGTCAGTGTCAGCATTCCGCAAATGACCCGCTATGGCCGACTCTGCGGCCATATTTTAGAACAGCCCGATTGGGAGGAAAACCACGGCGTGGTACAAACCTTGCGCATGGCTGAATACCTTGGGGCGCACACGACCGAACCACATCTGGCTTATCTAGTGAATCCATCAGAGCGGACGGCCCTTGAGTCTAAATTATCCGAGCTTGGACTGGATCCCGGAAAGCAGCGTATCGTTTTTCAAATTGGCGGAGGGCGCAGGGCCTCCTGGCGCGATTGGCCGATGGAGCATTATATCAAGCTGATCCGTCTGCTTGCCGCGCGGCATGATGCAAGCTTCATCCTGCTGGGCGGGCCGGACCAAAAGAAGAAAGCATCCGCCATTCAGGAAGCTCTGGCACTGCCCTCCGTTCACAATCTGGCCGGACAGATCAATCTTGCGGGATCAGCCGCCCTGCTCCAATCCGCCGAGTGCCTTATCAGCACCGACACCGGCATCATGCATCTTGGTTTCGCGGTCGGTACGCGCGTCGTTGCCCTGATTCACTGCAACAACCCTGCCCATCGCGTCGGCCCGTATGGCTACGGTGACCGGCACCGGGTCGTCCAACTGCCGCGCCCTGTAGACTACCATTCACCTGCTGATGCTTCCATGTCGGACATCCGCCCGGAACAGGTCTTGCAAAAAATTGAGGAGATTCTGAAATGA
- a CDS encoding FkbM family methyltransferase produces MPETPYMFATLKRIKKLRKLFRPALEYWEAVLKYNGLWSHSENELALLRAAARTLELQKETAEVLREMRVLQSTVAAQSGTLQKQHSRILHTLGHVCHSLDWQDDGPKAIQALRTGMLKLQEQIECLQGRRRTMPDENITSDYVRHNPELRLMAYLYPDLPNHTAIDVGANIGDVSEHLLNSGYEVYAIEPFTPTFERLSVRLGRREGFHGIQAALGPADGTGVLHLVEDISAGKTHADESVYPSLVLHSMPSDLVFSGKAEVTVRSLESLHLASQIPADASLVKIDTEGYDIEVIRGMGEHFYPVVITEFWDPEHTFGKTGAQNRLGDLVRIMSDRGYAWHVVLFRVEGSNDVRFLCNCTHVPPTSWGNVFFFRDEHLFEKSSLWCSNCLEPYNISAPSRPVVSRD; encoded by the coding sequence ATGCCTGAAACTCCATATATGTTTGCAACGCTCAAGAGAATTAAAAAACTCCGGAAACTTTTCCGCCCGGCCCTTGAATATTGGGAGGCTGTTTTAAAATATAACGGCCTGTGGTCGCACTCTGAAAACGAACTTGCACTGTTGCGTGCTGCAGCCCGGACTCTTGAATTGCAGAAGGAAACAGCGGAAGTTTTGCGTGAAATGCGCGTGCTGCAAAGCACGGTTGCCGCCCAATCCGGGACTTTACAAAAGCAGCACAGCCGGATCTTGCACACGCTCGGGCATGTCTGCCATTCGCTGGATTGGCAGGATGACGGCCCGAAGGCGATTCAGGCCTTAAGAACCGGGATGCTGAAGCTTCAGGAACAGATCGAATGCCTGCAAGGCCGCCGCAGGACAATGCCGGATGAAAACATAACGAGCGATTATGTTCGCCATAATCCGGAACTCCGTTTGATGGCTTATCTGTACCCTGATTTGCCCAACCACACGGCAATTGATGTGGGTGCCAATATTGGCGATGTCTCGGAGCATCTCCTGAACAGTGGCTACGAAGTTTATGCAATCGAGCCCTTCACGCCCACCTTTGAGCGCCTAAGCGTGCGATTGGGAAGGCGGGAAGGTTTCCATGGGATTCAGGCCGCGCTGGGTCCCGCTGACGGAACAGGCGTACTGCACCTGGTTGAAGATATCTCTGCGGGAAAAACGCATGCCGATGAAAGCGTCTACCCAAGCCTTGTCCTGCATTCGATGCCGTCTGACCTGGTATTTTCAGGGAAGGCGGAGGTCACTGTCAGGAGCCTGGAAAGTCTGCACCTGGCTTCCCAAATTCCCGCGGATGCCAGCCTCGTTAAGATTGATACGGAGGGTTACGATATTGAAGTGATCCGTGGAATGGGGGAGCACTTTTATCCGGTTGTGATTACGGAGTTTTGGGATCCTGAGCATACCTTTGGTAAGACTGGCGCACAGAACAGATTGGGAGACCTCGTCCGGATAATGAGCGATCGTGGTTATGCCTGGCATGTTGTACTATTCCGCGTGGAAGGATCTAACGATGTCCGCTTTTTATGCAACTGCACGCATGTGCCACCCACATCCTGGGGCAATGTCTTCTTTTTCCGGGATGAACACCTTTTTGAGAAGTCATCACTCTGGTGTTCAAACTGCCTCGAGCCTTACAACATCAGTGCTCCAAGCCGGCCTGTCGTGTCTCGAGACTGA
- a CDS encoding FkbM family methyltransferase: protein MDDQNVHFNGIPDSLMKEALEKAALRLAISPEMRDAYETKFGLKFYLLPPVVEPELIQVQPETADPQNDAPDAGLMIGNVWSPKWLCLLRETIHKSGTKIHWYGNSGTAWLDTYKSELVNDGILDFGFVSEAELKRVCKRYKYAIVPSGTLDLDDDRVSIAALSLPSRLPFLFSVCNIPVIVLGSQKTAAARFVKRFHLGVTCDYNATAFREAIEKVSTAGTRQSIWRTKAENADLFSAAEAGDWIWNSLALGRACDDKYEKLMPRSESDLVGFIEAPAPKDVFRNFQETYHCMQRLRNAGCAPDFVIDVGASCGVWSDTVKRVFPHARYILIDPLASKYRDMSTCYSDANPEFEWIEAAASNGTGQTSLQVSPDLYGSSLLRPADFRCYESVPVEITTIDNIASAKKLSGHGILKIDVQCAEHMVLAGAQKTLAQIDVLVLELSLVRYANEAKIFKEMLDLIYSLGFRYYDDAGVWRSPVNGTLLQKDIVSVRQDVFLFRVND from the coding sequence ATGGATGACCAGAATGTGCATTTCAATGGAATTCCAGACTCCCTGATGAAGGAGGCACTCGAAAAGGCGGCCTTGCGGCTTGCGATCTCGCCCGAGATGCGGGACGCATACGAGACAAAGTTCGGGCTTAAATTCTACCTGCTTCCGCCTGTTGTTGAGCCAGAACTGATCCAGGTCCAGCCTGAAACTGCCGATCCGCAAAATGATGCACCGGATGCCGGCCTGATGATCGGGAATGTGTGGAGTCCGAAGTGGCTATGCCTCCTTCGGGAGACTATCCATAAGTCGGGTACAAAGATTCATTGGTATGGCAATTCGGGGACGGCGTGGCTGGATACATACAAAAGTGAACTTGTTAACGACGGCATACTTGATTTTGGATTTGTGTCGGAAGCTGAATTAAAGCGCGTGTGCAAGCGGTACAAGTATGCCATCGTGCCTTCCGGAACGCTCGACCTGGATGATGATCGGGTCAGCATTGCCGCGCTAAGCCTTCCATCCCGGCTTCCGTTCCTTTTCTCAGTCTGCAACATTCCTGTGATTGTTTTGGGAAGCCAAAAAACGGCTGCCGCACGTTTCGTGAAGCGGTTTCATTTGGGTGTTACGTGCGATTACAACGCAACTGCTTTTCGCGAGGCGATAGAAAAGGTCTCCACTGCGGGAACACGGCAGTCAATCTGGCGCACCAAGGCGGAAAACGCGGATTTATTTTCCGCCGCCGAGGCTGGCGATTGGATTTGGAACTCGCTTGCATTAGGCAGGGCTTGTGATGATAAATACGAAAAATTAATGCCGCGCAGCGAAAGCGATCTGGTTGGCTTTATTGAGGCACCGGCGCCGAAGGATGTATTCCGGAATTTTCAGGAAACATACCACTGCATGCAACGGCTGAGGAATGCCGGATGTGCTCCCGACTTCGTAATTGATGTTGGCGCTTCATGCGGCGTGTGGTCTGATACGGTAAAGAGAGTGTTCCCGCATGCACGCTACATTCTAATTGACCCCCTTGCCTCGAAATACCGGGACATGTCAACTTGCTATTCGGATGCGAATCCTGAGTTTGAATGGATCGAAGCCGCAGCATCAAATGGAACGGGTCAAACATCACTGCAAGTCTCACCCGATCTTTACGGAAGCTCGCTGCTTCGACCGGCTGATTTTCGATGCTATGAAAGTGTGCCTGTCGAAATTACGACGATTGACAACATCGCGTCTGCCAAAAAACTCTCGGGCCACGGCATCTTGAAAATAGATGTTCAATGCGCCGAACACATGGTGCTGGCGGGCGCCCAAAAAACCCTGGCGCAAATTGATGTGCTTGTTTTGGAGTTGTCACTTGTCAGGTACGCTAACGAGGCGAAAATATTCAAGGAGATGCTTGACCTGATCTACAGCCTGGGATTTAGATATTATGATGACGCGGGCGTCTGGCGTTCTCCTGTAAATGGAACTCTCCTGCAGAAAGATATAGTATCCGTAAGGCAGGATGTTTTTCTTTTCAGGGTGAATGACTGA
- a CDS encoding glycosyltransferase family 4 protein: MKIGIFLPNATFDLPGTPEVGGIEVFALTVGEAWQRAGHEVILYGGRPKPGRQHQPTTLTLRLNDYIETNSIPDLGTRFQRLVQRLHFGWKCRNDVRADAPDVMLLSKPFDWPVAAFWKHRKWVGKIAMGFHGEDYYAGDRLFYGAVDAAFAVSARVARLARDRVGVEPVVIPNPVDSHFYIPDNSFVSKSGLPQLAATGRLVGWKAFHVLVEAVARLHEEGVPVRCDIAGEGPERERLRREIAARGMTDFIRLPGRLAREDVRALLQRSDAYVLPSAGFESFSIAALEAASMGLPLVLSDQVALADALESRDRRVVQHGDADALADAIKNALSEKRSTAGRQARHERIRKKFSPDSVAQRLLDLINDSNV, from the coding sequence ATGAAAATCGGTATTTTTTTGCCCAACGCCACGTTTGATCTGCCCGGCACGCCGGAAGTGGGCGGGATCGAGGTGTTTGCCCTGACCGTGGGTGAAGCCTGGCAGCGCGCCGGCCATGAGGTGATTTTATACGGCGGCCGCCCCAAGCCGGGGCGCCAACACCAGCCAACCACGCTGACATTGCGGCTCAACGATTACATCGAGACCAACTCAATCCCCGATCTGGGCACAAGATTCCAGAGGCTTGTACAGCGGCTGCACTTCGGATGGAAATGCCGGAACGACGTCCGGGCCGATGCGCCGGATGTCATGCTGTTGAGCAAGCCCTTTGACTGGCCGGTGGCGGCCTTTTGGAAACACCGGAAATGGGTTGGCAAAATTGCCATGGGGTTTCACGGCGAGGATTATTATGCAGGCGACCGCCTGTTTTACGGCGCTGTGGATGCGGCATTTGCGGTGAGCGCGCGCGTGGCGAGGCTCGCCCGGGATCGGGTTGGCGTGGAGCCCGTAGTGATACCCAACCCCGTCGATTCCCATTTTTACATACCTGACAACTCGTTTGTATCTAAAAGCGGCCTACCGCAACTGGCCGCGACAGGACGGTTGGTGGGCTGGAAGGCGTTCCATGTGCTGGTTGAGGCGGTGGCGCGCCTTCATGAAGAGGGTGTCCCGGTGCGTTGTGACATAGCCGGCGAAGGTCCGGAACGGGAACGGTTGCGGCGGGAAATTGCCGCAAGAGGCATGACGGATTTCATCCGGTTGCCCGGACGGCTGGCGCGCGAAGATGTCAGGGCATTGTTGCAGCGGTCCGATGCGTATGTGCTCCCATCGGCTGGATTTGAGTCGTTTTCCATCGCGGCGCTGGAAGCGGCCTCGATGGGACTGCCCCTGGTCTTGAGCGACCAGGTGGCTTTGGCGGATGCGCTCGAGTCGCGGGATCGCCGGGTGGTGCAGCATGGAGATGCGGACGCATTGGCTGATGCCATAAAAAATGCGCTTTCTGAAAAACGAAGCACAGCCGGACGCCAGGCCCGGCATGAGCGCATCCGTAAAAAATTTTCACCCGACTCCGTGGCGCAACGGCTTTTGGATTTGATCAACGACTCTAACGTTTAA
- a CDS encoding PIN domain-containing protein, translating to MTAVFADTYYFLALLGARARRHVAAVEASRNPRLRLVTTEWVLAEFGDAYCHPKDRADFVALYCSLTRDSRVKIIPAETRLFKRGVDFFKQRRDKEWSLTDCLSFVVMRDECIGEALTGDKHFEQAGFTALLK from the coding sequence ATGACCGCGGTATTTGCCGACACATATTATTTTCTCGCTCTGCTTGGCGCGCGCGCGAGGCGCCATGTGGCGGCAGTGGAAGCCTCACGCAATCCCCGCTTGCGCCTTGTTACCACTGAATGGGTGCTGGCCGAATTTGGCGACGCCTACTGCCACCCCAAAGACCGCGCCGACTTTGTTGCACTCTACTGCTCACTCACCAGGGATTCTCGCGTTAAAATCATTCCGGCAGAGACGCGTTTGTTCAAGCGCGGTGTGGATTTCTTTAAGCAACGCAGAGACAAGGAATGGTCACTGACAGACTGCCTTTCCTTCGTGGTCATGCGGGACGAATGCATTGGCGAAGCGCTGACCGGGGATAAACACTTTGAACAGGCCGGCTTCACCGCCTTGCTCAAATGA
- a CDS encoding glycosyltransferase family 4 protein: MKVLLVSRWFWEEQRRLGGGFLREQVEAMAAAGVDLTILSQSMDAGLKPERRELGGLKVWVTSREKRKGSCSLPDKLVKFWGGYRKAVTDATVIRQMLGEHGPFDVVWAQVEEPDGLCCVIAKLGGKFPPLVTQVFALRYALDESGVHFRHRSSLGWVFRSSDRVGANSEATASWMRVHYGAPPARIFNYRHHLTKNFLDSAQDAKPIAPEKRILFLGALNRKKGPDVFLRAAKRMAGKLPGWSFVMVGGETERDDRLQQELETLKTAPELQGRVESLGKIPADGVRREILRASVVVCPSRIEEFSRTAAEALVLGRPVILTETTGAAGLVCESGAGRVVPPGDDMALAAAIEEQITTELAVSRAVSQKIASELTAERAAEELIEVFKKAVG, from the coding sequence GTGAAAGTGTTGCTGGTGTCACGCTGGTTTTGGGAGGAACAGCGCCGTCTGGGTGGCGGGTTCCTGCGCGAACAGGTGGAAGCCATGGCCGCAGCGGGTGTCGATTTGACCATTCTTTCACAATCCATGGACGCAGGATTGAAACCCGAACGGCGGGAGCTCGGCGGGCTCAAGGTTTGGGTGACCTCGCGGGAAAAACGCAAGGGAAGCTGCTCGCTCCCCGACAAACTGGTGAAATTCTGGGGCGGTTACCGCAAGGCAGTGACCGACGCCACGGTAATCCGGCAAATGCTTGGGGAGCACGGCCCCTTTGATGTGGTCTGGGCCCAGGTCGAAGAACCCGACGGCCTGTGCTGCGTGATTGCGAAACTTGGCGGAAAATTCCCTCCACTGGTGACACAGGTCTTCGCGTTGCGTTATGCGCTGGATGAATCCGGTGTTCATTTTCGCCATCGCTCGTCCCTCGGCTGGGTGTTCCGCAGTTCGGACAGGGTCGGCGCCAATTCCGAAGCCACGGCTTCCTGGATGCGCGTGCATTACGGCGCTCCACCGGCACGCATTTTTAATTACCGCCATCATCTTACGAAAAATTTTCTGGACTCTGCCCAGGACGCGAAACCAATTGCCCCTGAAAAGCGCATTTTGTTTTTGGGCGCGTTGAACCGTAAAAAAGGGCCCGATGTTTTTTTGCGGGCGGCAAAACGGATGGCGGGAAAGCTGCCTGGCTGGAGTTTTGTGATGGTCGGCGGAGAAACCGAACGTGACGACCGCTTGCAGCAGGAATTGGAAACACTAAAGACTGCCCCGGAGCTGCAAGGCCGTGTCGAAAGCCTGGGAAAGATTCCGGCTGACGGTGTGAGGCGCGAGATCTTGCGCGCGTCCGTCGTGGTTTGCCCCTCCCGCATCGAGGAATTTTCGCGCACCGCAGCCGAAGCCTTGGTGCTGGGAAGACCGGTGATTCTGACGGAAACGACGGGAGCCGCAGGGCTGGTGTGTGAAAGCGGCGCCGGGCGCGTGGTGCCGCCGGGCGATGACATGGCGCTGGCGGCGGCCATTGAGGAGCAGATTACAACAGAGCTGGCGGTGTCGCGCGCAGTATCGCAAAAGATCGCAAGTGAATTGACCGCGGAGCGCGCGGCGGAAGAGTTGATCGAAGTATTTAAAAAAGCCGTTGGATAA